In Miscanthus floridulus cultivar M001 chromosome 5, ASM1932011v1, whole genome shotgun sequence, one genomic interval encodes:
- the LOC136452247 gene encoding uncharacterized protein → MSRFFRGAALTAAAAVAGLSSAFLQSLSSPLPLSASPSSSPSTPIGPVAVSGHAALVRAHPSLRELGAMLTPASFLVDATQAFLAGALRCPPIYPETLRQGREYLTAQILSAESEGHAAVEQAALARTNMALLDAREGRLDDARDAIVRLAAERPGDTTLRLFAAALCRVLGRHEEGAQWLHDSAVPDLSRLEHKIQFVQAVLVATVGSAPRAVAGSEELALVTTLGLLEMSMWSIFTHGDLPERLQVLAMMAFLRGVVARKLRRDDGPAPMQGS, encoded by the coding sequence ATGTCGCGCTTCTTCCGCGGCGCCGCCctcaccgccgccgcagcggttGCGGGCCTGTCCTCTGCATTCTTGCAGAGCCTCTCTTCGCCCCTCCCACTCTCGGCTTCGCCCTCCTCTTCTCCGTCGACGCCCATCGGCCCCGTCGCGGTCTCCGGTCACGCAGCCCTCGTCCGCGCGCACCCGAGTCTCCGCGAGCTCGGCGCCATGCTTACACCGGCCTCCTTCCTCGTCGACGCCACCCAGGCGTTCCTGGCGGGCGCACTGCGGTGCCCGCCTATCTACCCCGAGACGCTCCGCCAGGGCCGCGAATACCTCACCGCACAGATCCTGTCCGCAGAGTCCGAGGGCCACGCGGCGGTGGAGCAGGCAGCCTTGGCCCGGACCAACATGGCCCTCCTCGATGCCCGTGAAGGACGCCTCGACGACGCCCGCGACGCCATCGTGCGCCTCGCCGCGGAGCGCCCAGGCGACACCACCTTGCGCCTCTTCGCCGCCGCGCTCTGCCGCGTGCTAGGCCGCCACGAGGAGGGGGCCCAATGGCTGCACGATTCCGCCGTGCCTGACCTCTCCCGCCTCGAGCACAAGATCCAGTTCGTGCAGGCCGTCCTTGTCGCCACGGTCGGCTCCGCACCGcgcgccgtggcgggctcggagGAGCTGGCCTTGGTCACCACGCTCGGGCTGCTCGAGATGTCGATGTGGTCCATTTTCACGCACGGTGATCTGCCGGAGAGGCTCCAGGTGTTAGCGATGATGGCATTCTTGCGGGGCGTCGTAGCGAGGAAGCTGCGCAGAGATGATGGACCAGCACCGATGCAGGGATCTTAG